Proteins encoded within one genomic window of Ovis aries strain OAR_USU_Benz2616 breed Rambouillet chromosome 1, ARS-UI_Ramb_v3.0, whole genome shotgun sequence:
- the MSL2 gene encoding E3 ubiquitin-protein ligase MSL2 isoform X1 encodes MNPVNATALYISASRLVLNYDPGDPKAFTEINRLLPYFRQSLSCCVCGHLLQDPIAPTNSTCQHYVCKSCKGKKMMMKPSCSWCKDYEQFEENKQLSILVNCYKKLCEYITQTALARDIIEAVDCSSDILALLNDGSLFGEETEKPSDSSFTLCLTHSPLPSTSEPTTDPQASLSPISESTLSIAIGSSVINGLPTYNGLSIDRFGINIPSPEHSNTIDVCNTVDIKTEDLSDSLPPVCDTVASDLCSTGIDICSFSEDIKPGDSLLLSVEEVLRSLETVSNTEVCCPNLQPNLEATVSNGPFLQLSSQSLSHNVFMSTSPALHGLSCTAATPKVAKLNRKRSRSESDSEKVQPLPISTIIRGPTLGASAPVTVKRESKISLQPIATVPNGGTTPKISKTVLLSTKSMKKSHEHGSKKSHSKTKPGILKKDKTVKEKIPSHHFMPGSPTKTVYKKPQEKKGCKCGRATQNPSVLTCRGQRCPCYSNRKACLDCICRGCQNSYMANGEKKLEAFAVPEKALEQTRLTLGINVTSIAVRNASTSTSVINVTGSPVTTFLAASTHDDKSLDEAIDMRFDC; translated from the coding sequence GACATTTGCTACAAGATCCTATTGCACCCACCAACTCAACCTGCCAACACTATGTCTGCAAAAGTTGTAAAGGCAAGAAAATGATGATGAAACCTTCATGTAGCTGGTGCAAAGACTATGAGCAGTTTGAGGAAAACAAGCAGTTAAGCATCCTAGTGAACTGCTACAAAAAACTATGTGAATATATAACACAGACTGCATTGGCACGGGATATAATAGAAGCAGTCGACTGTTCTTCTGATATTTTGGCTTTGCTTAATGATGGATCCTTGTTTGGTGAGGAGACGGAAAAACCCTCAGATTCATCCTTTACTTTGTGTTTGACACATTCCCCCTTACCTTCAACCTCAGAACCCACAACTGATCCTCAAGCTAGTTTATCTCCAATATCTGAAAGTACCCTCAGCATTGCTATTGGCAGTTCTGTTATCAATGGTTTGCCTACTTACAATGGGCTTTCAATAGATAGATTTGGTATAAATATTCCTTCACCTGAACATTCAAATACGATTGATGTATGTAACACTGTTGACATAAAAACTGAAGATCTATCTGACAGTTTGCCACCTGTCTGTGACACGGTAGCCTCTGACTTATGTTCCACAGGCATTGATATTTGCAGTTTCAGTGAAGATATAAAACCTGGTGACTCTCTGTTATTGAGTGTTGAGGAAGTACTCCGAAGCTTAGAAACTGTTTCAAACACAGAAGTTTGTTGCCCTAATTTGCAGCCCAACTTGGAAGCCACTGTATCCAATGGACCGTTTCTGCAGCTTTCTTCCCAATCTCTTAGCCATAATGTTTTTATGTCCACCAGTCCTGCACTTCATGGGTTATCGTGTACAGCAGCAACTCCGAAGGTAGCAAAACTGAATAGAAAACGATCCAGGTCAGAAAGCGACAGTGAGAAAGTTCAACCACTTCCAATTTCTACCATTATCCGAGGCCCGACATTGGGGGCATCTGCTCCTGTGACAGTGAAACGGGAGAGCAAAATTTCTCTTCAGCCTATAGCAACTGTTCCCAATGGAGGCACAACACCCAAAATCAGCAAAACTGTGCTTTTATCTACTAAAAGCATGAAAAAGAGTCATGAACATGGATCCAAGAAATCTCACTCTAAAACCAAGCCAGGTATtcttaaaaaagacaaaacagtaaAGGAAAAGATTCCCAGTCATCATTTTATGCCAGGAAGTCCTACCAAGACTGTGTATAAAAAGCCCCAGGAAAAGAAAGGGTGTAAATGTGGGCGTGCTACTCAAAATCCAAGTGTTCTTACATGTCGCGGCCAACGCTGCCCTTGCTACTCTAACCGCAAAGCCTGCTTAGATTGTATATGTCGTGGCTGCCAAAACTCCTATATGGCCAATGGGGAGAAGAAGCTGGAGGCATTTGCTGTGCCAGAAAAGGCTTTGGAGCAGACCAGGCTCACTTTGGGCATTAATGTGACTAGCATTGCTGTGCGCAATGCTAGTACCAGCACCAGTGTAATTAATGTCACAGGGTCCCCAGTAACGACGTTTTTAGCTGCCAGTACACATGATGATAAAAGTTTGGATGAAGCTATAGACATGAGATTCGACTGTTAA
- the MSL2 gene encoding E3 ubiquitin-protein ligase MSL2 isoform X2, with amino-acid sequence MMMKPSCSWCKDYEQFEENKQLSILVNCYKKLCEYITQTALARDIIEAVDCSSDILALLNDGSLFGEETEKPSDSSFTLCLTHSPLPSTSEPTTDPQASLSPISESTLSIAIGSSVINGLPTYNGLSIDRFGINIPSPEHSNTIDVCNTVDIKTEDLSDSLPPVCDTVASDLCSTGIDICSFSEDIKPGDSLLLSVEEVLRSLETVSNTEVCCPNLQPNLEATVSNGPFLQLSSQSLSHNVFMSTSPALHGLSCTAATPKVAKLNRKRSRSESDSEKVQPLPISTIIRGPTLGASAPVTVKRESKISLQPIATVPNGGTTPKISKTVLLSTKSMKKSHEHGSKKSHSKTKPGILKKDKTVKEKIPSHHFMPGSPTKTVYKKPQEKKGCKCGRATQNPSVLTCRGQRCPCYSNRKACLDCICRGCQNSYMANGEKKLEAFAVPEKALEQTRLTLGINVTSIAVRNASTSTSVINVTGSPVTTFLAASTHDDKSLDEAIDMRFDC; translated from the coding sequence ATGATGATGAAACCTTCATGTAGCTGGTGCAAAGACTATGAGCAGTTTGAGGAAAACAAGCAGTTAAGCATCCTAGTGAACTGCTACAAAAAACTATGTGAATATATAACACAGACTGCATTGGCACGGGATATAATAGAAGCAGTCGACTGTTCTTCTGATATTTTGGCTTTGCTTAATGATGGATCCTTGTTTGGTGAGGAGACGGAAAAACCCTCAGATTCATCCTTTACTTTGTGTTTGACACATTCCCCCTTACCTTCAACCTCAGAACCCACAACTGATCCTCAAGCTAGTTTATCTCCAATATCTGAAAGTACCCTCAGCATTGCTATTGGCAGTTCTGTTATCAATGGTTTGCCTACTTACAATGGGCTTTCAATAGATAGATTTGGTATAAATATTCCTTCACCTGAACATTCAAATACGATTGATGTATGTAACACTGTTGACATAAAAACTGAAGATCTATCTGACAGTTTGCCACCTGTCTGTGACACGGTAGCCTCTGACTTATGTTCCACAGGCATTGATATTTGCAGTTTCAGTGAAGATATAAAACCTGGTGACTCTCTGTTATTGAGTGTTGAGGAAGTACTCCGAAGCTTAGAAACTGTTTCAAACACAGAAGTTTGTTGCCCTAATTTGCAGCCCAACTTGGAAGCCACTGTATCCAATGGACCGTTTCTGCAGCTTTCTTCCCAATCTCTTAGCCATAATGTTTTTATGTCCACCAGTCCTGCACTTCATGGGTTATCGTGTACAGCAGCAACTCCGAAGGTAGCAAAACTGAATAGAAAACGATCCAGGTCAGAAAGCGACAGTGAGAAAGTTCAACCACTTCCAATTTCTACCATTATCCGAGGCCCGACATTGGGGGCATCTGCTCCTGTGACAGTGAAACGGGAGAGCAAAATTTCTCTTCAGCCTATAGCAACTGTTCCCAATGGAGGCACAACACCCAAAATCAGCAAAACTGTGCTTTTATCTACTAAAAGCATGAAAAAGAGTCATGAACATGGATCCAAGAAATCTCACTCTAAAACCAAGCCAGGTATtcttaaaaaagacaaaacagtaaAGGAAAAGATTCCCAGTCATCATTTTATGCCAGGAAGTCCTACCAAGACTGTGTATAAAAAGCCCCAGGAAAAGAAAGGGTGTAAATGTGGGCGTGCTACTCAAAATCCAAGTGTTCTTACATGTCGCGGCCAACGCTGCCCTTGCTACTCTAACCGCAAAGCCTGCTTAGATTGTATATGTCGTGGCTGCCAAAACTCCTATATGGCCAATGGGGAGAAGAAGCTGGAGGCATTTGCTGTGCCAGAAAAGGCTTTGGAGCAGACCAGGCTCACTTTGGGCATTAATGTGACTAGCATTGCTGTGCGCAATGCTAGTACCAGCACCAGTGTAATTAATGTCACAGGGTCCCCAGTAACGACGTTTTTAGCTGCCAGTACACATGATGATAAAAGTTTGGATGAAGCTATAGACATGAGATTCGACTGTTAA